Sequence from the uncultured Draconibacterium sp. genome:
CGGATATGTTTTCGAAAGCGATACCGATACTGAGGTGTTGGCCAATCTGATCGAGTATTTTTATTTGCAGGATGATGAGATGTCGTCGGAAGCGGCGGTGCAGTTGGCTTTGTCGAAAGTGGTAGGTGCATACGGAATTGCAGTGCTTTGTAAAAAGGAAACCGCGAAAATTGTGGTGGCCCGAAAAGGAAGTCCGCTCGTGGTTGGATTGGGTAGCGGCGAATATTTTATTGCCAGCGATGCCTCGCCCATTGCGGAATATACCAATCAGGTGATCTACCTGAACGACGAGGATATTGCCATTCTGCAAAAAGATGGCTTTACGTTAAGTAATGTTCAGAATACTCCGGTTTCGTTGAAGATCAGCAATATTGATATGGAAATCGGGGCGATGGATAAAGGCGATTACGATTATTTTATGCTCAAGGAAATTCACGAGCAGCCAAAAACCATTGAAGAAACTTTTCGCGGGCGGTTGCAGAATGATTATTCCGAGATTGTATTGGGAGGACTGTTAAATGTCTTTCCAAAGATAGAAGCCGCTAATAGGATTGTAATTATTGGTTGTGGAACATCGTGGCACGCAGGGCTAATTGCCGAATACCTGTTTGAAGAATATGCACAGGTTTCGGTTGAGGTGGAATATGCCTCCGAGTTTCGTTACCGGAAGCCCGTGTTGTCGTCGGAAGATGTGGTGATACTGATCAGTCAGAGTGGTGAAACTGCCGATACGCTGGCGGCTTTGGAATTAGCCAAATCAAAAGGAGCAACCGTGCTCGGAATTTGCAACGTGGTGGGATCAACCCTGTCGCGCGAAACCGAAGCCGGAGTGTATACCCATGCCGGTGTCGAAATTGGTGTGGCCTCAACAAAAGCTTTTACCGCGCAGGTAACGGTGCTCACGATGATTGCCCTGAAACTGGCCAAACGCAAGGGAACCATTAGCGACGATGACTATAAAATGCTGGTAAAAGAGCTGGCTGAAATTCCTGAAAAAGGACGTGCCATTCTCAACGACGGAGAAAAAATAAAGGCTATTGCCGAGAAATACCAGGAGGCTGTAAATGCGCTTTACCTCGGGCGCGGATATTTGTTTCCGGTAGCGCTCGAGGGGGCTTTAAAGCTAAAAGAGATCTCGTACATTCACGCCGAAGGATATGCCGCCGGCGAAATGAAACACGGGCCAATTGCGCTGGTCGATAATAATTTGCCGGTAGTTGTAGTTGCTCCTCAGGATGATTATTACGAAAAAGTGGTGAGCAATATTCAGGAGGTAAAAGCCCGCAAAGGAAACGTAATTGCCGTTGTAACCGAGGGCGACAAAGGATTAAAAGAGATGGTAAACGATATCATTGAAATACCAAAATCGCATCCGGCAGTAGCACCTTTGCTGGCAGTAATTCCTTTACAGTTGCTGGCCTATCATATTGCTTTGCTAAAAGGTTGTAATGTCGATCAGCCGCGCAACCTGGCCAAATCGGTTACGGTGGAGTAGAGTGCTTATCGCATGAAAAAGCTCGCTTGACGAGGTTTTTAAGTCAGTGGTCGATAAAATTAGAAGCATCAGAACATTTGCGTAACTTTACTATCAGATTAGTTATTGACTTATAATCCTGTTTTACAGATGAACGGCAAAATAGCAATACCCAAAAAGTTTTATTTTATCTTGTTTGCTTCGGTTATTGCTATTTGCCTGTTCTCGTTCACCATCGGTCGCGAACTCTATGCCGATAAAACAGAAAGTATCTTTTCTTTTGGTCTTATTCACTTTGCCGGTTACCTTTTCTTTTTGCTTATGCCGGTTGAGCTGGCATTTATTTACTATTTACCCCATTACTCCGGTTTCGATCTGGTTGCCACAGCTATGGTAACAGCAGTTGCGGCGCAGTGTATCGATTATATTATTGGCCGTTTATTGCGTCCCAATAAAATTATTGAACTGATGGGGCAGAAGCGCATTGAAAAAGCCGAGCAGAAAATTAGTCGATTTGGGATGCTTACCATTTTTGTATTCAATTTGTTTCCCTTGTCGTCGCCGGTAATTGCACTGGCAGCCGGAATGTTCCGTTACGATTTTAGGCGGTTTCTGCTGGTAAGTGTTCTGGGGCTATTGTTGAAATATGTGGTTGTTTATTTTGTGTTTAAAGGTTAGAGAATTGAAAGCTACGAGTTACGAGTTCCAAGCCACGAGCCACGAGCCGCGAGCCACTAGCTTCCAGTATCCAGAATCCAGTTTCCCTAATTCTCGACCCGAATAACCCGATGTTCGATTCCCCAACAAAGATTTTGTCAAATTATTGGCATTGGTGCAGAAAAGGATTTTGTCCTTATAAAATTAATGTAACTTTGCCGCCGGATTTTTAAAAACAAAAAATTATGAAGGCATTTGTATTCCCTGGTCAGGGAGCGCAGTTCCCGGGAATGGGAAAGGATTTATATGAAAATTCTGCTGAAGCAAAAGCATTATTCGAAAAAGCAAACGATATTTTAGGTTTCAATATCACCGACATCATGTTTGAAGGTGAAGTTGAAGATCTGAAACAAACAAAAGTAACCCAACCGGCCATTTTTCTACACTCTGTATTATTGGCTAAAACCTTAAAGGATTTTGCTCCTGATATGGTTGCCGGTCACTCATTGGGTGAGTTCTCGGCACTGGTTGCCAACGGAACATTAAACTTTGAAGACGGTTTAAAACTGGTTGCGCAACGTGCAATGGCCATGCAAAAAGCTTGCGAAATTGAGCCATCAACAATGGCAGCAATTGTTGGTTTGGAAGATGCAGTTGTTGAGGCGGTTTGTGCCGAAATCGACGACGTGGTAGTTCCGGCAAACTATAACTGTCCGGGGCAGTTGGTAATCTCAGGTTCTGAAGCAGGAATTGACAAGGCTTGTGCCTTGTTAACCGAAAAAGGTGCAAAACGCGCATTGAAACTGGTTGTTGGTGGTGCTTTCCACTCGCCGTTTATGGAGCCTGCCCGCGAAGAACTGGCTGCTGCCATTGAAGCAACTACATTTAATCAGCCAACTTGTCCGGTTTACCAGAATGTTGATGCAAAACCGGTTTCTGATCCTGCAGTGATTAAAGAAAACCTGATTGCTCAGCTTACTGCTCCTGTAAAATGGACACAGATTGTAGAAAATATGATCGCCGATGGTGCTACTTCATTCACCGAAGTTGGTCCGGGTAAAGTGTTACAGGGATTGGTTAAAAAAGTTGACCGCTCGATGGAAACCGCCGGCGTAAATAGTTACGAAGGATAGAAGTCTTCGACTACCCTCAGACTGACGTTTGGGTTAGCGATATAGATATAAAAAATCCCGGACTTAACTGGTCCGGGATTTTTTTATGCTATTAATAGTGTGCTTAATCCATGTGTTTCTGTAGCATCCGGTAAATGGTTGATTTTCCAATCCCTAATTTCGATGCTACCAGGCGTACATTCTGATTGTATTTATTCAAAAAGAATTTTACAATTTCGTTGTTGTATTCTTCCAGTGTTTTTTCCTGGGCAAGCAGGTTTTGCACACTTTCGTCAACGTTCATATTCAGGTGGCTCGGTTTAATCACATCGCGGCTGCACATTACGCAGGCCAGCTCCATAATTGCTTTTAGCTCCCTGATGTTGCCGGGATAGTGGTAGTTCGACAACATTTGTTTCGCTTCCGACGAAAGGGTTTTGGGATCCATATCATTTTCGCGGCAAAACTCATCAACAAAAAACTTAGCCAGCAAAATTTTGTCGTTTCCGCGCTGACGCAACGGAGGAATTTCAATTGGTAAACCCAGTAAACGATAGTAAAGGTCTTGCCGGAACTG
This genomic interval carries:
- the glmS gene encoding glutamine--fructose-6-phosphate transaminase (isomerizing), whose product is MCGIVGYIGDKKAFPILIGGLKRLEYRGYDSAGVALLNGSLENYKKKGKVSDLEAFVAGKADGGTIGIGHTRWATHGEPSDKNAHPHVSMNGHFSIVHNGIIENYAQLKRDLETHGYVFESDTDTEVLANLIEYFYLQDDEMSSEAAVQLALSKVVGAYGIAVLCKKETAKIVVARKGSPLVVGLGSGEYFIASDASPIAEYTNQVIYLNDEDIAILQKDGFTLSNVQNTPVSLKISNIDMEIGAMDKGDYDYFMLKEIHEQPKTIEETFRGRLQNDYSEIVLGGLLNVFPKIEAANRIVIIGCGTSWHAGLIAEYLFEEYAQVSVEVEYASEFRYRKPVLSSEDVVILISQSGETADTLAALELAKSKGATVLGICNVVGSTLSRETEAGVYTHAGVEIGVASTKAFTAQVTVLTMIALKLAKRKGTISDDDYKMLVKELAEIPEKGRAILNDGEKIKAIAEKYQEAVNALYLGRGYLFPVALEGALKLKEISYIHAEGYAAGEMKHGPIALVDNNLPVVVVAPQDDYYEKVVSNIQEVKARKGNVIAVVTEGDKGLKEMVNDIIEIPKSHPAVAPLLAVIPLQLLAYHIALLKGCNVDQPRNLAKSVTVE
- the fabD gene encoding ACP S-malonyltransferase; amino-acid sequence: MKAFVFPGQGAQFPGMGKDLYENSAEAKALFEKANDILGFNITDIMFEGEVEDLKQTKVTQPAIFLHSVLLAKTLKDFAPDMVAGHSLGEFSALVANGTLNFEDGLKLVAQRAMAMQKACEIEPSTMAAIVGLEDAVVEAVCAEIDDVVVPANYNCPGQLVISGSEAGIDKACALLTEKGAKRALKLVVGGAFHSPFMEPAREELAAAIEATTFNQPTCPVYQNVDAKPVSDPAVIKENLIAQLTAPVKWTQIVENMIADGATSFTEVGPGKVLQGLVKKVDRSMETAGVNSYEG
- a CDS encoding VTT domain-containing protein, which translates into the protein MNGKIAIPKKFYFILFASVIAICLFSFTIGRELYADKTESIFSFGLIHFAGYLFFLLMPVELAFIYYLPHYSGFDLVATAMVTAVAAQCIDYIIGRLLRPNKIIELMGQKRIEKAEQKISRFGMLTIFVFNLFPLSSPVIALAAGMFRYDFRRFLLVSVLGLLLKYVVVYFVFKG